One genomic segment of Erysipelotrichaceae bacterium 66202529 includes these proteins:
- a CDS encoding uracil-DNA glycosylase → MVQKQDAFEQLKMEICACRLCADTFEHEPRPVFRGKQKARIMQISQAPSIHVHNSGLPFDDASGKKLRREWYQIEDAQFYDEYSFYITSMGHCYPGKGAQGDKKPPRICARTWLKRELESVDNELYIIIGAMAARELFPNCSFEELVFRDQRLYGKTALILPHPSPLNVRWMKEHPQFETKRLPYIRSLVHAALAHEHKSCKGSTDL, encoded by the coding sequence ATGGTACAAAAGCAGGACGCCTTTGAACAGCTAAAAATGGAAATCTGTGCCTGCCGGCTCTGCGCAGATACCTTTGAACATGAGCCGCGGCCGGTTTTTCGTGGAAAACAGAAGGCCAGAATTATGCAGATTTCGCAGGCGCCTTCAATTCATGTACATAACAGTGGATTGCCCTTTGATGATGCCAGCGGGAAAAAGCTGCGAAGAGAATGGTATCAGATTGAGGATGCACAGTTTTATGATGAGTACAGCTTTTATATCACCTCCATGGGTCACTGCTATCCGGGTAAGGGAGCACAGGGAGATAAGAAGCCGCCTCGTATCTGTGCTAGGACATGGTTGAAAAGAGAACTGGAGTCTGTTGATAATGAGCTGTATATAATTATCGGTGCAATGGCAGCCAGAGAGCTGTTTCCAAACTGCAGCTTTGAGGAGCTCGTTTTTCGTGATCAAAGGCTTTATGGAAAAACGGCGCTGATATTGCCGCATCCTTCTCCACTCAATGTCCGGTGGATGAAAGAGCATCCACAGTTTGAAACGAAGCGACTGCCCTATATCCGCTCGCTTGTGCATGCAGCTCTTGCACATGAACATAAGTCATGTAAAGGAAGCACAGATTTATGA
- a CDS encoding DUF2383 domain-containing protein, whose protein sequence is MDNTAIVVELNQLLKGTHMGIGIFEDLEGKLQSERLKKEFHGLLDKLKMHAHSLNALIQTCGGDPVESAGWKGMVTDAVEMLKNLMITSDKQVLEEAVKNMKMAQKALHAFDEKHLVLNDQMKKTMRIMQEDYESMYHMLHKYLIEFQ, encoded by the coding sequence ATGGATAATACTGCAATCGTAGTGGAATTAAATCAATTGCTGAAGGGTACTCATATGGGTATCGGTATTTTTGAAGATTTAGAAGGAAAACTGCAGAGTGAGCGACTAAAAAAGGAATTTCACGGTCTGCTGGATAAGTTGAAAATGCACGCACATTCACTGAATGCTCTGATTCAGACATGTGGTGGAGATCCTGTGGAGAGCGCAGGATGGAAAGGTATGGTAACAGATGCTGTTGAGATGCTGAAAAATCTGATGATTACCAGTGACAAACAGGTGCTGGAAGAGGCTGTTAAGAATATGAAAATGGCACAGAAGGCATTGCACGCATTTGATGAAAAGCATCTTGTATTGAATGACCAAATGAAAAAAACTATGCGTATTATGCAGGAAGATTATGAGTCTATGTATCACATGCTGCATAAATATCTGATTGAATTTCAATGA
- a CDS encoding transcriptional regulator — translation MKKQYDMHCNIAQTLNLIGDRWTLLILHAVREGRRTYKELQEGLEGIPTNLLSSRLKSLCEDDLLSCNLYQEHPPRYQYELTDKSKDLDDIYNAIMIWGDKHLHKSYKCLKHRECGGSVEVQYVCGKCGKVIDKNDLVAEPVE, via the coding sequence ATGAAAAAACAGTATGACATGCATTGCAATATAGCGCAAACGTTAAATTTGATTGGTGACAGATGGACATTATTGATTCTGCACGCTGTTCGTGAGGGAAGGCGAACGTATAAGGAGCTACAGGAAGGTCTGGAAGGAATACCGACGAATTTATTATCAAGCAGATTGAAGTCGTTGTGTGAGGATGATTTGCTTTCCTGTAATCTATATCAGGAGCATCCGCCCCGTTACCAGTATGAGCTTACGGATAAGAGTAAGGATCTTGACGATATTTATAATGCGATAATGATATGGGGAGATAAGCATTTGCATAAAAGTTATAAGTGTTTGAAGCATAGGGAATGCGGAGGTTCTGTGGAAGTCCAGTATGTGTGTGGAAAATGCGGGAAGGTTATTGATAAAAATGACTTAGTTGCAGAACCCGTGGAATGA
- a CDS encoding S1 RNA-binding domain-containing protein, whose protein sequence is MEHIIQPMAAQLHIQPEQIRNTLQLLEEGNTVPFIARYRKEVTKGLDEEQIRVIQEQYEYQVNLEKRKEDVKRLIEQQGKLTDEIIAGINACEKLSQVEDIYRPYQQKRKTRASDAAAKGLKPLADWLLQLYRDADVKAEARKYLNDKVKDVESAIQGAEDILAELASDDPAVRQKIRSSMERYGRLTTKEKKKHTDDKKVYKMYYDYSERISTLASHRIMAIDRGEKEKVLSVAVDFDKDYITDWTIRRFTKKRQSPCVPYIEEAVRDGLKRLAFPAVEREIRAQLSEKAHEQSIEVFSLNLERLLLQPPVKNKMVLGFDPAFRTGCKLAVVDKNGNMLDVSVIYPTPPNAKIKEAKQKMLQLLKEYPIDIIAIGNGTASRESEAFVASLIREYHLNVAYTIVSEAGASVYSASKLARDEFPELHVEQRSAISIARRILDPLSELIKIDPQSIGVGQYQHDLPTARLKERLDFVVSKAVNRVGVNVNTASQELLKNISGLSQATAKSIVEYRKANGELKNRKELKIIPKIGAKSYEQAAGFLRIEDGDEMLDRTSIHPESYAIARRVLQQLSIASQDMGSEQAQEAVKQADVGALIKACESDRYTIQDILEAIATPLRDYRDRYDAPLLRSDVLELEDLHIGDQLEGVVRNVVDFGAFVDIGLHEDGLVHISKMSRHRVSHPSELVSVGDIVKVWVYHIDEEKQKVQLSLLPVQ, encoded by the coding sequence ATGGAGCATATCATACAGCCGATGGCGGCGCAGCTGCACATTCAGCCGGAGCAGATCCGAAATACGCTGCAGTTATTGGAAGAAGGAAATACCGTTCCGTTTATCGCCCGTTATCGTAAAGAAGTGACGAAGGGTCTGGATGAGGAACAGATTCGTGTGATTCAGGAACAATATGAGTACCAGGTAAATCTGGAAAAGCGCAAGGAGGATGTCAAACGCCTGATTGAACAGCAGGGTAAGCTGACGGATGAAATCATTGCAGGAATCAATGCCTGTGAAAAGCTGTCACAGGTAGAGGATATTTACCGGCCATATCAGCAGAAGCGCAAGACCAGGGCAAGCGATGCGGCGGCTAAAGGACTGAAGCCGTTGGCGGACTGGCTGCTGCAGCTGTATCGGGATGCAGATGTGAAGGCTGAGGCAAGGAAGTATCTGAATGATAAGGTGAAGGATGTTGAAAGCGCTATTCAGGGGGCTGAGGATATCCTGGCAGAGCTGGCGAGTGATGATCCTGCTGTGCGGCAGAAAATTCGCAGCAGTATGGAGCGCTATGGACGCCTCACTACAAAGGAAAAGAAGAAGCATACGGATGATAAAAAAGTTTATAAGATGTATTATGATTACAGTGAGCGTATTTCCACATTGGCGAGTCACCGTATCATGGCAATCGATCGCGGTGAAAAGGAAAAGGTGCTCAGTGTAGCTGTCGATTTCGATAAGGATTATATCACAGACTGGACGATTCGCCGCTTTACGAAAAAAAGACAGAGTCCCTGTGTGCCATATATTGAGGAGGCTGTCCGTGATGGGTTAAAGCGTCTTGCCTTTCCTGCTGTGGAGCGTGAAATCCGGGCTCAGTTGAGTGAAAAGGCACATGAGCAGTCGATTGAGGTATTTTCCTTAAATCTGGAACGTCTGCTGCTGCAGCCGCCGGTAAAAAATAAGATGGTGCTTGGCTTTGATCCCGCTTTTCGTACCGGATGTAAGCTTGCAGTTGTGGATAAGAACGGAAATATGCTGGATGTCAGTGTAATTTATCCAACACCGCCAAATGCGAAAATAAAGGAAGCAAAGCAGAAGATGCTGCAGCTTCTGAAAGAGTATCCCATTGATATTATCGCTATTGGAAATGGGACGGCAAGCCGCGAGAGTGAAGCGTTTGTAGCATCCCTGATTCGGGAGTACCATCTGAATGTAGCTTATACCATCGTCTCTGAGGCAGGGGCTTCCGTATATTCCGCAAGCAAGCTGGCGCGGGATGAGTTTCCTGAGCTTCATGTGGAACAGCGCTCTGCCATTTCCATTGCGAGAAGAATCCTCGATCCGCTTTCGGAGCTGATTAAAATTGATCCGCAGTCAATCGGTGTGGGGCAGTACCAGCACGATCTTCCAACAGCGCGTTTAAAGGAGCGCTTGGATTTTGTTGTTTCCAAGGCGGTGAATCGGGTCGGTGTCAATGTGAACACGGCTTCCCAGGAGCTGCTGAAAAATATTTCCGGTCTCAGCCAGGCTACGGCGAAATCCATCGTAGAGTACCGCAAGGCAAACGGGGAGCTGAAAAACCGTAAGGAATTGAAAATAATACCGAAGATTGGTGCGAAGTCCTATGAACAGGCGGCAGGCTTCTTACGTATCGAGGATGGGGATGAGATGCTGGATCGTACAAGCATTCATCCGGAAAGCTATGCGATTGCCAGAAGGGTGCTGCAGCAGCTATCCATAGCAAGTCAGGATATGGGGAGTGAACAGGCACAGGAGGCAGTAAAGCAGGCCGATGTGGGTGCATTGATCAAGGCCTGTGAAAGTGACCGCTATACGATTCAGGATATCCTGGAGGCGATAGCGACGCCGCTGCGGGATTATCGGGATCGTTACGATGCACCTCTTTTGCGAAGTGATGTTTTGGAGCTTGAGGACTTGCATATCGGAGATCAGCTGGAGGGGGTTGTCCGCAATGTCGTAGACTTTGGAGCGTTTGTCGATATCGGACTGCATGAGGATGGTCTTGTCCATATTTCCAAAATGAGCAGACACCGTGTATCTCATCCAAGTGAGCTGGTTTCTGTGGGTGATATCGTCAAGGTATGGGTGTATCATATTGACGAGGAAAAGCAAAAGGTACAGCTGTCGTTGCTTCCTGTACAATAA
- a CDS encoding IS200/IS605 family element transposase accessory protein TnpB produces MYIAVKLFLKLNPEQEIRLKWYEAVFKFEIERISNIFKNKGHAFEYRYKDISNHISYNSKHLVLVQAKAKYTTEQKDKKFTMPFTSIWSNSSYELQADCILFELGLYEHKELLRIPCYINKQQKLRLTAGRHTNLKLVCSRGKWHALVYVDIPFQQRSGQNQMGIDIGLKVPAVVALSTGEIKFFGNGREIRFQQRRYQSHIEAMIRHHQKKKFVQFQHKLHHVMKDYDHKIAKQIINYAIQNEVSVIKMENLMSINKRYEKNGSKALHHWSYRRLQDYIEYKAALAGIRVLYIKPYNTSRKCPQCGRINVPKDRAYHCSCGYQGHRDAVAAINILHTL; encoded by the coding sequence ATGTATATAGCAGTAAAGCTTTTTCTCAAGCTGAATCCTGAGCAGGAAATCCGATTGAAATGGTACGAGGCTGTTTTTAAATTTGAAATAGAAAGAATATCTAACATATTCAAAAATAAAGGACATGCATTTGAATATCGGTATAAAGATATCAGTAATCATATTTCCTATAACAGTAAACATCTGGTACTGGTACAGGCAAAAGCAAAATATACAACAGAACAGAAAGACAAAAAATTCACAATGCCATTTACCAGTATCTGGAGCAATTCCTCCTATGAGCTGCAAGCGGACTGTATTCTTTTTGAGCTGGGCTTGTATGAGCATAAAGAATTGTTGCGTATTCCCTGCTATATAAATAAACAGCAGAAATTGCGATTAACAGCAGGACGGCATACGAATTTAAAGCTAGTATGCAGCAGAGGAAAATGGCATGCTCTTGTTTATGTGGATATTCCTTTTCAACAAAGAAGTGGCCAAAATCAGATGGGAATCGATATTGGATTAAAGGTACCAGCTGTTGTTGCTTTGAGCACTGGAGAGATAAAATTTTTCGGAAATGGCAGAGAAATAAGGTTTCAGCAAAGAAGATATCAAAGTCACATTGAGGCAATGATCCGGCATCATCAAAAAAAGAAATTTGTGCAGTTTCAGCATAAGCTTCATCATGTTATGAAGGATTATGATCACAAGATTGCAAAGCAGATTATCAACTATGCTATACAAAATGAAGTGAGTGTAATAAAAATGGAGAATCTTATGTCAATCAACAAACGTTATGAAAAAAATGGAAGCAAGGCACTGCATCACTGGTCTTATCGTAGACTTCAGGATTACATAGAATATAAGGCGGCTCTTGCGGGTATCCGTGTTTTGTATATCAAACCCTACAACACATCGCGTAAATGCCCTCAATGTGGCAGAATTAACGTACCTAAAGACCGTGCATATCACTGCTCCTGCGGATATCAGGGACATCGTGATGCCGTGGCGGCTATAAATATTCTCCATACACTTTGA
- a CDS encoding redoxin domain-containing protein — protein sequence MLNPNDVLSHISFLLVFLEGLLSFLSPCVLPLLPVYMGYLAGQDQKQPHSQRRIFMLTVSFVIGIFTAIMLMNISVHVLSSFFKDHMVYFVRIGGILIILLGLHQMGLWKFKSLERTWKLPFQKKGGMNSVIAFLMGFTFSFAWTPCIGPALSSILLLASSSGSLWVSTFLMILYALGFTIPFLILGMFTGKVLSWISDHKNIMNAAVKLGAVILIVIGLMMFTGKLNTISTYMSASTDNSSIQEKKNEKAPATKEESADDKDEASDVEQLNFVLKDQNGVKVSFSDYRGKVIFLNFWATWCPPCQRELPHIQELYEKYKDSNEVAVLTVVSPGGQEKNAAGIKSFLDEHNYSMPVLFDDGSMYYYFQVTSMPTTFMIDKDGKPFGYVKGQLTPDMMETMIQQTLSGKK from the coding sequence ATGCTGAATCCCAACGACGTATTAAGCCATATCAGCTTTCTGCTGGTATTCTTAGAGGGCTTATTATCCTTTTTATCCCCCTGTGTATTGCCATTACTTCCTGTATATATGGGATATCTTGCAGGGCAGGATCAGAAACAGCCGCACTCTCAGCGGAGAATCTTCATGCTCACTGTGAGCTTTGTTATTGGTATCTTTACTGCAATCATGCTAATGAATATCTCGGTTCATGTGCTTAGCAGCTTCTTTAAAGATCATATGGTATACTTTGTGCGGATTGGAGGTATACTGATTATCCTTCTGGGACTTCATCAGATGGGGCTTTGGAAATTTAAATCACTTGAGCGCACATGGAAGCTGCCGTTTCAGAAAAAAGGTGGCATGAATAGTGTTATTGCATTTCTGATGGGCTTTACCTTCAGCTTTGCATGGACTCCTTGCATCGGGCCTGCTTTATCATCCATATTGCTGCTGGCGTCAAGCTCTGGAAGCCTGTGGGTATCGACATTCCTGATGATTTTGTATGCTTTGGGATTTACAATACCATTTCTTATTCTTGGAATGTTTACAGGTAAGGTACTAAGCTGGATATCGGATCATAAGAATATTATGAATGCTGCGGTAAAGCTGGGAGCTGTAATTTTAATTGTAATCGGTCTGATGATGTTTACTGGTAAATTAAATACAATTAGTACGTACATGAGTGCTTCCACGGACAACTCCTCCATACAGGAAAAGAAAAATGAAAAAGCACCTGCAACTAAAGAAGAATCTGCTGATGATAAGGACGAGGCCTCTGATGTTGAGCAGTTAAACTTTGTGTTAAAGGATCAAAACGGTGTGAAGGTTTCTTTTTCTGATTATAGGGGAAAAGTGATTTTCCTTAATTTCTGGGCTACCTGGTGTCCGCCATGTCAAAGAGAGCTTCCACATATTCAGGAGCTTTATGAGAAATATAAGGATAGTAATGAGGTTGCTGTACTTACGGTGGTCAGCCCGGGCGGTCAGGAAAAAAATGCTGCAGGTATTAAGTCCTTTTTGGATGAGCATAATTACTCCATGCCAGTTTTATTTGATGATGGCTCGATGTATTACTACTTTCAGGTGACCAGTATGCCAACAACGTTTATGATTGATAAGGATGGTAAGCCATTCGGTTATGTAAAGGGGCAGTTAACGCCGGATATGATGGAGACAATGATACAGCAAACACTATCAGGGAAAAAATAA
- the pepT gene encoding peptidase T, with amino-acid sequence MNVQERFLHYVSFDTQSDEHSQTTPSSLKQLKLAEALVDEMKAIGITDAYVDEFGIVYGTIPANTKKDVKAIGFIAHMDTSPDMSGKNVNPRIIPAYNGSDIVLNEELGISMGVQDFDCLKHKIGDDLIVTDGTTLLGADDKAGIAEIMTMAEALLREDREHGKICIAFTPDEEVGRGTDHFRVPAFGADFAYTVDGGEVDCVDYENFNAASAQIQIQGLSIHPGSAKDKMINALLVAMEFHSMLPVEKNPAYTQGYEGFNHLTELHGECEHAYMSYIIRNHNEDLFEKQKEDFRRIADYLNQKYPEHTIQLTIQDSYANMRTIIEKDMSIIELVKSSMKQLGLQPKSTAIRGGTDGARLTYDGLPCPNLGTGGYNYHGKFEFASIQEMQTSVELLLKIVENSLK; translated from the coding sequence ATGAACGTTCAGGAAAGATTTTTACATTATGTATCATTTGATACGCAATCAGATGAGCATTCACAAACCACGCCCAGCTCATTGAAGCAGTTAAAGCTGGCAGAGGCATTAGTGGATGAAATGAAGGCAATAGGTATTACGGATGCCTATGTGGATGAATTTGGCATCGTATACGGTACGATTCCCGCTAATACGAAAAAGGATGTAAAAGCGATTGGCTTTATAGCACATATGGATACATCTCCGGATATGAGTGGAAAGAATGTCAATCCTAGAATTATTCCAGCTTATAACGGCTCAGATATCGTATTGAATGAGGAGCTTGGCATTTCCATGGGGGTACAGGATTTTGATTGTCTGAAGCATAAAATCGGGGATGATTTGATTGTCACGGATGGTACTACTCTGCTTGGCGCAGATGATAAGGCTGGGATTGCCGAAATCATGACGATGGCAGAAGCTTTGCTTCGTGAAGACCGTGAGCATGGAAAAATATGTATAGCATTTACGCCGGATGAAGAAGTCGGACGGGGAACGGATCATTTCCGTGTACCTGCCTTCGGTGCTGATTTTGCGTATACCGTAGATGGCGGCGAGGTTGATTGTGTGGATTATGAGAATTTCAATGCTGCAAGCGCTCAGATTCAGATACAGGGTCTCAGCATTCATCCAGGCAGTGCAAAGGATAAAATGATCAATGCCCTGCTGGTGGCGATGGAGTTTCATTCCATGCTGCCGGTTGAAAAAAATCCTGCGTATACACAGGGATATGAAGGATTTAATCACCTGACCGAATTACATGGAGAATGTGAGCATGCCTATATGTCCTACATTATCCGTAATCACAATGAAGATTTGTTTGAAAAGCAGAAGGAGGATTTCCGCAGAATTGCGGATTACCTCAATCAGAAATATCCGGAACATACCATCCAGCTTACGATTCAGGACAGTTATGCAAACATGCGGACGATTATTGAAAAGGATATGAGCATCATTGAGCTGGTTAAATCTTCTATGAAGCAGCTTGGACTACAGCCAAAGTCCACAGCGATACGTGGTGGTACAGATGGCGCCCGTCTGACCTATGATGGACTGCCTTGTCCAAACCTTGGTACAGGCGGTTATAATTATCATGGGAAATTTGAATTTGCTTCCATCCAGGAAATGCAAACGAGTGTGGAGCTGCTGCTGAAAATTGTTGAAAACAGTCTGAAGTGA
- a CDS encoding pentapeptide repeat-containing protein produces MKIVQPRLRPSYDMAQSLQECIDMDHYVEGMEFDGISIQNEEHTALHLDGCIFRNVFFEDCEFDAIDMIDTIFENCDLSNLHFTKGAIHRCVFRNCRCMGIDFSDCVIHNTLFTNLKAAYANMSGSRFRQVIFDNSNFSNASFIQCEYQKTVYDHCDLKESEFHNTNLKGMDLSSSDIEGISLTMDHIRGVIVNEQQALRLVQLLGIIVKE; encoded by the coding sequence ATGAAAATAGTACAACCCCGTTTACGCCCGTCATATGATATGGCACAAAGTCTGCAGGAATGCATTGATATGGATCATTATGTGGAGGGCATGGAATTTGACGGCATCAGCATTCAAAATGAAGAGCATACAGCATTGCATCTGGACGGCTGTATATTTCGCAATGTGTTTTTCGAGGACTGTGAATTTGACGCAATTGATATGATAGATACCATTTTTGAAAACTGTGATTTGTCCAATCTGCACTTCACAAAGGGAGCGATTCATCGCTGTGTTTTCCGAAACTGCCGCTGTATGGGGATTGATTTCAGCGACTGTGTGATACACAATACCCTTTTCACGAATCTGAAAGCCGCCTATGCCAACATGTCAGGCTCCCGTTTCCGGCAGGTGATATTTGATAACAGCAATTTCTCAAACGCAAGCTTTATACAATGCGAATACCAGAAGACGGTATATGACCATTGTGATTTAAAGGAAAGTGAATTCCATAATACAAATCTGAAAGGCATGGATCTTTCCTCCAGTGATATTGAAGGAATCAGTCTGACCATGGATCATATACGCGGAGTCATCGTCAATGAGCAGCAGGCGCTGCGGCTTGTTCAGCTGCTTGGTATCATCGTTAAAGAATAA
- a CDS encoding transketolase, producing MYQIEDLKGKANNIRKNIVKTVTEAKSGHPGGSLSSVEIATAIYFTQMDITKDNVASTNRDRFVLSKGHASPLLYSVLAEKGLIEEEELSTFRKINSRLQGHPSMRKLPGVDMSTGSLGQGISCAVGMAIANKYNKEDHRIYTILGDGECQEGQVWEAAMAAAHYKLDNLLAFVDHNGLQIDGNVTDVMNPTPIDEKFKAFGWNVIVLENGNDLESVIAACEEAKTVKGKPTVVVAHTVKGKGVSFMENKAGWHGTAPSAEQCAEAIAELEGGCK from the coding sequence ATGTACCAAATAGAAGATCTAAAGGGAAAAGCAAACAACATTCGAAAGAACATCGTAAAGACGGTTACAGAAGCAAAATCCGGTCATCCGGGTGGGAGTCTGTCTTCTGTAGAAATCGCAACGGCTATCTACTTTACGCAGATGGACATCACCAAAGACAATGTGGCATCAACGAATAGGGATCGTTTTGTCCTGTCAAAGGGTCATGCTTCTCCGCTGCTGTATTCCGTACTGGCAGAGAAGGGCCTGATTGAGGAAGAAGAGCTTTCTACTTTCCGTAAAATTAACTCCCGCCTGCAGGGGCATCCAAGCATGCGTAAGCTGCCTGGTGTCGATATGTCAACCGGATCACTGGGACAGGGTATTTCCTGTGCAGTTGGTATGGCGATTGCGAATAAATACAATAAGGAGGATCACCGTATTTATACGATTTTAGGTGATGGTGAATGTCAGGAAGGCCAGGTATGGGAAGCTGCTATGGCTGCCGCTCATTACAAGCTGGATAACCTGCTGGCATTTGTTGACCACAACGGTCTGCAGATTGACGGTAACGTAACGGATGTTATGAATCCAACACCGATTGATGAAAAGTTTAAAGCGTTTGGATGGAACGTAATCGTTCTGGAGAATGGAAATGATCTGGAAAGCGTGATTGCTGCCTGTGAGGAAGCGAAAACAGTCAAGGGAAAACCAACGGTTGTCGTAGCGCACACAGTGAAAGGCAAGGGCGTATCCTTCATGGAAAACAAAGCTGGATGGCATGGAACTGCACCAAGTGCAGAACAGTGTGCGGAAGCAATTGCAGAACTTGAAGGAGGATGTAAATAA
- the trxA gene encoding thioredoxin: MSKVLHTNETEFNEIINKEELVLVDFFATWCGPCKMLSPEIERLAEECDGTAKVIKVDVDKEQALAMRYHVQSIPTLIVFKNGIQTEQRLGYQPYPKLKEMLNR, from the coding sequence ATGTCAAAAGTACTACACACAAATGAAACAGAATTTAATGAAATTATTAATAAGGAAGAATTGGTGCTGGTCGATTTCTTCGCAACCTGGTGTGGGCCATGTAAAATGCTTAGTCCGGAGATTGAAAGACTGGCAGAAGAATGTGATGGAACGGCGAAAGTAATCAAGGTGGATGTTGACAAGGAGCAGGCACTGGCAATGCGTTATCATGTTCAATCCATTCCAACTCTGATCGTATTTAAAAACGGTATCCAGACAGAGCAGCGCCTTGGCTATCAGCCGTATCCGAAATTAAAAGAAATGTTAAACAGATAG
- a CDS encoding pyridine nucleotide-disulfide oxidoreductase (Involved in disulfide oxidoreductase activity and electron transport): MKTYDAIIVGFGKGGKTLAGYMAKQGKRVAMIEKSAQMYGGTCINEGCIPSKSLIIQAEQQSYAQAVERKEALITKLRKKNFDKLDSLALVDVITAEATFISDHEVHVQGNGIDEILYGEYLFINTGSTANIPAIKGIKETKHIYTSAEMMKERSLPEKLTIIGGGYIGLEFSSMYARYGSNVTVFEYGNRLVKREDADIADEIQKVLEKQGVSFVFESRVKEVANDKKQVVITYDDKDGAEQKVTVDAVLLAAGRSANTKGLGLEKAKVALDQRGNVIVNEYLQTSVPHIYAMGDVKGGLQFTYISLDDYRIVKDHLFGSKLRTKKNRGHIAYSVFISPTFSRVGLSEQEAREQGYEVKTVSMPAAAIPRANVISQTDGILKAVIDAKTDQILGCVLFCAESEEMINFVQLAMNQKLTYKEVGNHIFTHPTMSEALNDLFG, translated from the coding sequence ATGAAAACTTACGACGCAATTATTGTTGGATTTGGAAAAGGTGGAAAGACGCTTGCCGGATATATGGCAAAGCAGGGCAAACGGGTGGCTATGATTGAAAAATCAGCTCAGATGTATGGCGGCACCTGTATCAATGAAGGCTGCATACCCTCCAAATCACTGATTATACAGGCAGAACAACAGTCCTATGCACAGGCTGTAGAACGCAAAGAAGCTCTCATCACTAAGCTTAGAAAGAAAAATTTTGATAAGCTTGATTCCCTTGCCCTGGTGGATGTAATTACGGCCGAAGCAACCTTTATCAGTGACCACGAAGTACATGTACAGGGAAACGGCATCGATGAAATATTGTATGGCGAATATCTATTTATCAATACCGGATCTACCGCAAACATACCTGCGATAAAAGGAATCAAGGAAACAAAGCATATCTACACAAGTGCTGAAATGATGAAGGAACGCAGTCTGCCAGAAAAGCTGACGATTATTGGCGGCGGCTATATCGGTCTTGAATTTTCCAGTATGTATGCGCGCTACGGAAGTAACGTAACTGTATTTGAATATGGAAATCGTCTGGTAAAGCGAGAGGATGCGGATATAGCAGATGAAATTCAGAAGGTGTTGGAAAAGCAGGGTGTCAGCTTTGTATTTGAAAGCCGTGTGAAAGAGGTCGCCAATGATAAAAAACAGGTGGTAATCACCTATGATGATAAGGATGGTGCTGAGCAGAAAGTTACAGTCGATGCAGTACTGTTAGCGGCAGGACGGAGTGCCAATACAAAGGGACTGGGCTTAGAGAAAGCCAAAGTAGCGCTGGATCAGCGAGGCAATGTCATTGTAAATGAATACCTGCAGACCAGCGTGCCTCATATCTATGCAATGGGGGATGTAAAAGGCGGATTGCAATTCACCTATATATCTTTGGATGATTATCGTATTGTGAAGGATCATCTGTTTGGAAGTAAGCTGCGTACGAAAAAAAACCGCGGACATATCGCTTATTCCGTATTCATTTCCCCTACATTCTCTCGTGTGGGATTGAGTGAACAGGAAGCACGGGAGCAGGGCTATGAGGTGAAAACAGTCTCTATGCCGGCAGCAGCAATTCCACGCGCTAATGTAATATCACAAACGGATGGCATACTGAAAGCGGTTATTGATGCGAAAACAGATCAGATTCTGGGCTGTGTGCTGTTTTGTGCAGAATCAGAAGAAATGATCAACTTTGTACAGCTTGCTATGAACCAGAAACTGACCTATAAAGAGGTAGGAAATCACATTTTTACACATCCTACTATGAGTGAAGCACTCAATGACTTGTTTGGATGA